A window of Kiritimatiellaceae bacterium contains these coding sequences:
- a CDS encoding glycosyltransferase: protein MKDEKLSVRIAAVDFGSEKFMLGMVLKLAEYRYTFEITTDRDADYVFHSNSGHDVLKYSGVRIFITGENVTPNFAVSDYAMAFDQLTFGDRYIWLPLIRLYHEAYPVLTAPRPSVDEIFRNKTDFCAYVMSNTTNSAEERIRIFDLLSAYKPVNSGGRWRNNVGGRVADKLAFQSKHKFVIAFENCSHPGYLTEKFAEAAAANAVPVYWGDPTIGKLFNAKAFINCHDFQTLEEAVEQVKRIDQDDNLYRQMLAEPWFPGGIEPECLRDKAFADFLSNIFDQDPKTAFRRNRGRWGLKNEQNLYDMCHRPYIHGYKLFRKGWRNFCHTFLPRRKMH from the coding sequence GAATACCGTTATACGTTCGAAATCACTACCGACCGCGATGCGGATTATGTATTCCACTCTAACTCCGGCCATGATGTTTTAAAATACAGTGGCGTGCGCATCTTCATTACTGGTGAAAATGTGACGCCTAATTTCGCCGTCAGTGACTATGCGATGGCTTTTGATCAACTGACATTCGGCGACCGCTACATCTGGCTTCCACTTATCCGGCTTTACCATGAAGCCTATCCTGTACTGACCGCTCCACGGCCGTCGGTCGACGAAATTTTTCGTAACAAAACAGATTTCTGTGCCTATGTTATGTCCAACACAACAAACAGCGCGGAGGAACGCATCCGGATCTTCGATCTGCTCTCCGCCTACAAACCCGTCAACTCCGGCGGACGCTGGCGCAATAATGTTGGTGGACGGGTCGCGGATAAACTGGCATTTCAGTCAAAGCATAAATTTGTGATAGCTTTTGAAAACTGCTCGCACCCTGGCTACCTGACCGAAAAATTCGCCGAGGCCGCAGCGGCAAATGCCGTTCCGGTCTACTGGGGAGATCCAACCATCGGAAAGCTGTTCAACGCAAAAGCCTTTATCAACTGCCATGATTTCCAAACTCTGGAGGAAGCGGTTGAACAGGTTAAACGGATTGATCAGGACGATAACCTCTACCGGCAGATGCTGGCAGAGCCATGGTTCCCGGGAGGAATCGAGCCGGAATGCCTGCGCGACAAAGCCTTCGCGGACTTCCTCTCAAATATTTTTGATCAGGATCCAAAGACCGCCTTCCGCCGCAACCGCGGACGCTGGGGTCTGAAAAATGAACAGAATCTGTACGATATGTGCCACCGCCCGTATATTCACGGCTATAAACTTTTCCGCAAAGGCTGGCGAAACTTCTGCCACACATTTCTACCCCGCCGCAAAATGCATTAA
- a CDS encoding glycosyltransferase family 25 protein, which yields MKIHAYIINLQHATKRWEHMRNNLESLGIPYTRIEAVYGDQLADPVEGYNEHKYNVLTGKVTNKREIGCYFSHMKAMEEFLKSDQPYALILEDDVTLPKEIEQLLASAIQHGKHWEMIRLTSSRNSTFLPFARLSENHELAYNLRVLKNTGAYFVNRHAARCCTTKMLPMCLPYDVALDRDWDYGFKTACIAPLPVKLEAEFPGQIPRAKRIYFYRATTFHLFHLLTWFERRFHRYRYLRDARTRRR from the coding sequence ATGAAAATCCACGCCTACATAATCAATCTGCAACATGCGACCAAGCGCTGGGAGCACATGCGCAATAATCTGGAATCCCTGGGCATTCCCTACACCCGGATTGAAGCGGTTTATGGCGACCAGCTTGCCGATCCAGTTGAGGGGTATAACGAACATAAGTACAATGTCCTCACCGGAAAAGTTACCAACAAACGCGAAATCGGATGCTACTTCAGCCACATGAAGGCAATGGAAGAATTTCTCAAGAGCGATCAACCTTATGCATTGATTCTTGAGGACGACGTCACCCTTCCCAAAGAAATCGAACAACTGCTTGCCAGCGCCATTCAACATGGGAAACACTGGGAGATGATTCGGCTGACCTCATCGAGAAACAGCACCTTTCTTCCTTTTGCCCGGCTATCGGAAAATCATGAGCTGGCTTATAATCTCCGGGTATTGAAAAACACCGGAGCCTACTTTGTGAACCGCCATGCCGCACGCTGTTGCACGACAAAAATGCTTCCCATGTGCCTCCCGTATGACGTGGCACTGGATCGCGACTGGGATTACGGCTTTAAAACCGCATGTATTGCGCCGCTGCCGGTTAAACTCGAAGCAGAATTCCCCGGACAGATTCCCAGAGCAAAACGAATCTACTTCTACCGTGCCACAACCTTCCACCTTTTCCACCTGCTTACATGGTTTGAACGGCGCTTCCATAGATACCGCTATTTACGGGATGCACGGACGCGCAGGAGATAA
- a CDS encoding alpha-1,2-fucosyltransferase, producing MMIVVRITGGLGNQMFQYAFARALQSRGKKVIAQWHGSRTILRHWELDAAFDLPLSKKITVTNTHSLLNIYAWALRKTSRQREPADMSFNPRFLEINGGYIDGYWQTEKYFADIAETIRNDFQFKPLSGTENLRLQTIIAARPCVSVHVRRSDYVGHSGLGDICTPDYYRRALGKLNSIYPGCTPIIFSDDIPYCRGLFAGQEAVYTGWNCGANSWMDMALMSQCTHHIIANSSFSWWGAWLSSKNNKLTIAPNRWFTETSESTNRDIYPDQWILIE from the coding sequence ATGATGATTGTGGTCCGAATAACTGGAGGACTGGGTAATCAGATGTTCCAATACGCATTTGCACGAGCACTGCAATCCCGGGGAAAAAAGGTAATTGCCCAATGGCACGGAAGTCGCACCATATTACGGCATTGGGAACTTGATGCCGCATTTGACTTGCCTTTATCGAAAAAAATCACCGTCACCAACACCCATTCTCTGCTGAATATTTATGCGTGGGCTTTGCGCAAAACCAGCCGACAGCGCGAACCTGCCGATATGAGTTTCAATCCGCGCTTTCTGGAAATAAATGGCGGCTATATTGACGGCTATTGGCAGACAGAAAAATATTTTGCCGATATCGCAGAAACGATTCGGAACGATTTCCAATTCAAACCTCTCTCAGGGACTGAAAATCTCCGGTTGCAGACAATCATCGCCGCCCGCCCCTGCGTCTCGGTACATGTCCGCAGAAGCGACTATGTGGGACATTCTGGACTGGGCGATATCTGCACCCCAGATTATTATCGCCGGGCTCTCGGAAAACTTAATTCCATTTATCCCGGTTGCACCCCGATCATTTTTTCTGACGACATACCGTACTGCCGCGGCCTTTTCGCCGGACAGGAGGCCGTTTATACCGGATGGAATTGCGGGGCAAACAGCTGGATGGATATGGCACTCATGTCGCAGTGTACCCACCACATTATCGCCAACAGCTCGTTTAGCTGGTGGGGTGCATGGCTCAGCTCAAAAAATAACAAGCTCACTATAGCGCCTAATCGATGGTTCACCGAAACCTCAGAATCAACCAATAGGGATATCTACCCTGACCAGTGGATTTTAATTGAATAA
- a CDS encoding CatB-related O-acetyltransferase — protein MMTRLLKKIRKKYWNIKRKHSVKCEVATGTCFGRGCFVDAKSQVGSYTSINTYSIVTKTSIGNYCSIGNFVTIGPGEHDMGRISTSSIFYKNPYEELTQKRCVIGNDVWIGNFAFIRRGVTIGDGAVIGAHAVVTQDVPPFAIVAGVPARMIRMRFDEEKMHRIMASQWWNLPINEASRAVELLK, from the coding sequence ATGATGACTAGATTATTAAAAAAAATTAGGAAAAAATATTGGAACATAAAACGAAAGCATTCTGTGAAGTGTGAAGTAGCAACAGGAACTTGTTTCGGTCGAGGATGCTTTGTCGATGCCAAGTCGCAAGTGGGCTCATATACATCAATCAACACCTATTCAATCGTAACCAAAACTTCAATCGGAAATTACTGCTCCATCGGAAACTTCGTCACAATAGGCCCGGGCGAACACGATATGGGGAGAATAAGTACGAGTTCTATATTTTATAAAAATCCCTACGAGGAACTGACACAAAAAAGGTGCGTCATTGGGAACGATGTATGGATCGGGAATTTTGCTTTTATTCGAAGAGGTGTAACCATTGGCGATGGTGCCGTTATTGGAGCGCATGCGGTAGTCACGCAAGACGTCCCCCCGTTTGCAATCGTCGCAGGAGTTCCTGCAAGAATGATAAGAATGCGTTTTGATGAAGAAAAGATGCACCGCATTATGGCATCACAATGGTGGAACTTACCCATTAATGAAGCTTCGCGCGCAGTGGAGCTATTAAAATGA